A genomic window from Elaeis guineensis isolate ETL-2024a chromosome 3, EG11, whole genome shotgun sequence includes:
- the LOC140850984 gene encoding non-specific lipid-transfer protein 1-like has translation MAVPMFRTFKHPPSFPSSKNFSIVLPCIATLPYCQKSMARLLLLLALLSMASMLVSADTHSDCGLAETAFGMCIPYVMGNDPQLDPKCCNAVQSVNDLASTPKLRRDICDCLRKMLVHAGKINSGRLAGLPGKCRINTNVIPPSLTFDCSTIA, from the coding sequence ATGGCTGTTCCCATGTTCAGAACATTCAAGCACCCaccatcttttccttcttccAAAAATTTCTCCATCGTGCTCCCTTGTATTGCTACCTTGCCTTACTGCCAAAAAAGTATGGCTCGCCTTCTTCTGCTTCTAGCTCTTCTATCCATGGCTTCAATGCTCGTCTCGGCCGATACACACTCGGATTGCGGGTTGGCAGAGACGGCATTCGGCATGTGCATACCTTATGTGATGGGCAACGATCCACAGCTCGATCCCAAATGCTGCAATGCCGTGCAGTCCGTGAACGACCTAGCATCCACACCGAAGCTCCGTCGTGACATCTGTGATTGCCTCCGCAAAATGCTGGTTCATGCCGGAAAGATCAACTCGGGCCGTCTTGCTGGCCTTCCCGGCAAGTGTAGAATCAACACCAATGTTATCCCTCCCAGCCTCACATTTGATTGCTCCAC